GGACGTTCGAGACGACGAGGTTGACCACCGGCGCATCACGCTCGCGCACAGCGCCATCACCACGTCGTTCACCGTGACGCCGAAGGCGTTCTTGACCTTCTTGACCTCGTCGAGCGGCAGCGAGCCGTACGCGAAGCGGCGGTGCGGGCTGATCGGCCCGTTGAACGGCGTGCCGGGCGCGACGAGCCGCGGCCGGTCGGCCTCGTGCCGTCCGGAGCCCTGGCGGGTGACGCGGTTGAGCACGCTGCCGGCCTTCGCGAGCAGCCCGACGCCGGGGTAGCGGCCGAGGCCGGGGACTTCGTCGAGGTGCTGGAGGAGTTTCGGCACCTGGAGGGCGGTTTTGACGGGGTGCAGCGCGAGCCGTTTCACTCCGTTGAGGGCGAGTTCCGCGCCGCTGGGCACGGGCTCCTTCTGCGGCGCTTCCGGCGGTTTCCCGGGTGGTGGCTCGGCGGTGGTGTCCATGAGCACGCCGATGAGCTCGGCCCCGGAGACGCCGTCGATGGCGCTGTGGTGGACCTTCGTGTAGACGGCGACGTGGCCGTCCCGCAGGCCGTGGATCAGGTAGGCCTCCCAGAGCGGGCGGCGCCGGTCGAGCGGCCGCGCGGTGAGCCGCGCG
This genomic window from Amycolatopsis mongoliensis contains:
- a CDS encoding wax ester/triacylglycerol synthase domain-containing protein, translating into MRQLTALDVQFLNAESTTTTGHVGGLSILDPSTAPDSTLTLDDLRELIGSRLHLAKPLRWRLLPVPLGLDHPYWIDDPEFDLEYHVREIALPAPGDERQLAEQIARLTARPLDRRRPLWEAYLIHGLRDGHVAVYTKVHHSAIDGVSGAELIGVLMDTTAEPPPGKPPEAPQKEPVPSGAELALNGVKRLALHPVKTALQVPKLLQHLDEVPGLGRYPGVGLLAKAGSVLNRVTRQGSGRHEADRPRLVAPGTPFNGPISPHRRFAYGSLPLDEVKKVKNAFGVTVNDVVMALCASVMRRWSTSSSRTSPGRSARCTSRARVCSRTTRCPRSPTRVAG